The Kribbella shirazensis genomic interval TCAGGCGGGGGTGCAGATGACGTTGCCGTTGTCTTGGGAGAGGACGTGGAGGCCGGCGCGCTCCAGCTCGGCTCGGAGGGCTTCGGGGCGTAGGTGGCGGCGGTGGGGGAGGTACCACGTGTTGTCGAGTTGGACCGCGTCGGGCGTTGGCTCGGTGGTCTCCTGGTAGCAGATGCCGGTGGTGGCGTCGTACCGGAAGCCGTCCTCGTACACGCGGTCGGTGTCGTACATGGCCGTGGACAGGAGGTAGTAGCCGCTCAGTCGGTCGCGTACGGCGGTGAGGAGGGCGGCGCGGTCGGGGTCGGTGACGATCGACTGGAGGCAGTAGCTGTCGAGAATCACGTCGTACTGCTTGGTCCCGGGCGGCAGGGCGCAGACGTCGTGGACGCTGAAGTTGACGCTGACGCCGCGTTCGCGGGCGAACCGGCGGGCGAGGGTGATCGCCTCCGGGATCAGGTCGATCGCGTCGACGTGGAATCCGCGCGCCGCGAGGAAGCACGCGGCGGCGCCGGTGCCGCAGCCGTACTCCAGGACGTGGGGGGTCGGCCGCAGGTCGAGGTGGTCGAGGGTGCGTTCGAGGAAGGCGCGGTTCGGGAACGCGTCGAAGTCGTCGGTA includes:
- a CDS encoding methyltransferase domain-containing protein, producing the protein MRYYYAEHQAAYRRLADEGLTQWNDLFEQDRTDDFDAFPNRAFLERTLDHLDLRPTPHVLEYGCGTGAAACFLAARGFHVDAIDLIPEAITLARRFARERGVSVNFSVHDVCALPPGTKQYDVILDSYCLQSIVTDPDRAALLTAVRDRLSGYYLLSTAMYDTDRVYEDGFRYDATTGICYQETTEPTPDAVQLDNTWYLPHRRHLRPEALRAELERAGLHVLSQDNGNVICTPA